In a genomic window of Corynebacterium lizhenjunii:
- a CDS encoding class I SAM-dependent RNA methyltransferase: MSKSVPAKGDVLELAVESMAHGGEAIAHAADGRVVFVRGALPDDRVLAQITRVKKAFLRAQVIELVQASPLRVESACPAAAAGAGCCDFAVLDPGAELDIKADILTDQLRRLGGMKKLPQPELIELAPHRGWRTRVRLGVDAQGRAGLRRQGSHELVTDVECTQLYPGLVSGLMGPDARRFTPGAEVIAVMDATRTRHVVESRRAPRGRRVEYITEVIEGSGTVVEHCGEQSFEFPATGFWQAHVKAPEVYSQLIETWLATVLCESAYAARGTAWDLYGGVGVFAPALARAFQTASAGRVSQGTDVEHTICSVDYSPSANTSTLLVGDLNVEFYNATVEAALPQLPAPDVVVLDPPRAGAGQEVVEGIAQAKPHAVVHVGCDPATFARDLASWSGCGYEIHKWAVVNAFPGTHHMEALALLVPCNSGTGE; the protein is encoded by the coding sequence GTGTCCAAGTCGGTTCCGGCCAAGGGCGATGTCCTCGAGCTTGCCGTAGAGTCCATGGCTCATGGCGGCGAGGCCATAGCCCATGCCGCAGATGGACGCGTGGTGTTCGTGCGCGGCGCGCTACCGGATGATCGGGTGCTGGCGCAGATCACGCGGGTAAAAAAGGCATTTCTGCGCGCGCAAGTAATCGAGTTGGTGCAGGCATCACCACTGCGCGTGGAGTCTGCGTGTCCCGCAGCCGCCGCAGGCGCTGGGTGTTGTGACTTTGCCGTACTGGATCCAGGGGCAGAGCTTGACATCAAGGCCGACATTCTCACAGACCAACTGCGCAGGTTGGGCGGCATGAAGAAGTTGCCGCAGCCAGAACTGATTGAGCTTGCCCCACACCGCGGGTGGCGCACTCGGGTGCGCCTAGGTGTGGATGCGCAGGGCCGAGCCGGATTGCGTCGGCAGGGCTCCCACGAACTTGTCACTGACGTCGAATGTACGCAGCTCTACCCCGGATTAGTCTCCGGCCTGATGGGCCCGGACGCGCGGCGCTTTACGCCCGGTGCTGAGGTGATTGCGGTGATGGACGCGACACGTACCCGCCATGTGGTGGAGTCCCGCCGTGCGCCGCGAGGCCGACGCGTGGAGTACATCACTGAGGTTATTGAGGGCAGTGGCACGGTAGTTGAGCACTGTGGTGAGCAGTCCTTTGAATTCCCCGCCACCGGCTTTTGGCAGGCCCACGTCAAAGCCCCGGAGGTGTACTCCCAGCTCATCGAGACCTGGTTGGCCACCGTCCTGTGCGAGTCTGCCTATGCCGCTCGCGGCACCGCCTGGGACCTCTACGGCGGAGTAGGCGTCTTTGCTCCTGCGCTGGCACGTGCATTCCAAACGGCGAGCGCCGGGCGCGTGAGTCAAGGCACTGACGTTGAGCACACCATTTGCTCGGTGGATTACTCGCCATCCGCGAATACGTCCACACTGCTGGTAGGTGATCTCAACGTGGAGTTTTATAACGCCACGGTAGAGGCGGCCTTGCCACAGCTGCCGGCCCCTGATGTCGTGGTTTTGGACCCACCGCGCGCTGGGGCAGGGCAGGAGGTAGTAGAGGGCATTGCCCAAGCAAAGCCCCACGCGGTAGTGCACGTGGGCTGCGATCCGGCAACCTTCGCCCGCGACCTGGCCTCCTGGTCGGGCTGCGGCTATGAAATCCACAAGTGGGCCGTGGTCAATGCCTTCCCCGGCACGCACCACATGGAGGCGCTGGCCTTGTTAGTTCCGTGCAATAGCGGCACGGGAGAGTAA
- the dxs gene encoding 1-deoxy-D-xylulose-5-phosphate synthase — protein sequence MALLDSVKSPRDLKKLSSGQLQQLADEVRALLIEKVSATGGHLGPNLGVVELTIALHRCFNSPHDAIVFDTSHQSYVHKMLTGRADQFDTLRQKGGLSGYTDRGESEHDWTESSHASAAISVIDGLSKGFSLQGQPHRNAVAVVGDGALTGGMCWEALNNLATDKSRNAVVVVNDNGRSYSPTIGGLSANLGRIRAQHGYDEIMEQGKKRLKSMGWVGERAFEALHAVKEGVKSTVVPTEMFPDLGIKYIGPISGHDLEALTRAFSYARDYEGPIIVHCVTEKGHGFDPAVNEPNDQMHSTGVIDPVTGKPKGKSQPGWTAAFSEELLEAGRRREDIVAITAAMAGPTGLTPFAEEFPQRFFDVGIAEQHALTSASGLALTGLHPVVALYSTFLNRAFDQLVMDIGLLKLPVTLVLDRAGVTGSDGASHNGVWDMSITTIVPGIRVAAPRDGQRLRELFREAIEVSDGPTVVRFPKGNLLEDQEALDTLVDGVDILHYGDNQDQSSPDVLIIAVGAMSARSLAAARLLEEQGLNVTVVDPRWVAPVPRSLIGLAGDHDLVVTVEDGTMRGGIGSLLSEALSAAEVDTPLRRLAFPNYYPKHATRGELLEEVGLDPESIAESVLGWVGTLTAQD from the coding sequence ATGGCATTGTTGGATTCGGTGAAGTCACCCCGGGATCTGAAGAAGCTCAGCTCCGGTCAGCTGCAGCAGCTGGCAGATGAGGTCCGGGCGCTGCTGATCGAGAAGGTCTCTGCCACCGGTGGGCATCTGGGCCCCAATCTTGGAGTGGTGGAATTGACCATAGCCCTGCACCGGTGCTTCAACTCCCCGCATGATGCCATTGTCTTTGATACCTCGCACCAGTCTTATGTCCATAAGATGCTCACCGGTCGCGCGGATCAATTCGATACCCTGCGTCAAAAGGGAGGGCTGTCTGGGTACACGGACCGCGGCGAGTCAGAGCATGACTGGACCGAGTCCTCGCACGCCTCTGCTGCTATTTCGGTGATTGATGGCTTGTCCAAGGGGTTTAGCCTTCAGGGACAGCCTCACCGCAATGCTGTAGCCGTGGTGGGTGACGGCGCGCTGACAGGCGGAATGTGCTGGGAAGCACTCAATAACTTGGCTACGGATAAGTCCCGCAACGCGGTTGTGGTGGTTAACGATAATGGCCGGAGCTATTCACCGACCATCGGCGGGCTCAGTGCCAACCTCGGGCGCATTCGTGCCCAGCATGGCTACGACGAAATCATGGAACAGGGCAAAAAGCGCCTGAAGTCTATGGGGTGGGTAGGAGAGCGCGCCTTCGAGGCTTTGCACGCTGTCAAGGAGGGCGTAAAGTCCACAGTGGTGCCCACGGAGATGTTCCCGGACTTGGGCATCAAGTACATTGGTCCGATAAGCGGACACGACCTAGAGGCGTTGACGCGGGCATTTAGCTATGCGCGCGACTACGAAGGCCCGATTATCGTCCACTGTGTAACCGAAAAGGGACACGGTTTTGATCCAGCCGTTAATGAGCCCAATGATCAAATGCACTCCACCGGGGTTATTGACCCAGTAACGGGCAAGCCCAAGGGCAAGTCCCAACCGGGGTGGACCGCAGCTTTTTCTGAAGAGCTGCTTGAGGCAGGGCGCCGCCGTGAGGACATCGTGGCCATTACTGCGGCCATGGCCGGTCCCACCGGTTTGACGCCTTTTGCAGAGGAATTCCCGCAGCGTTTCTTTGACGTCGGAATTGCAGAACAGCATGCGCTGACCTCCGCATCTGGTCTGGCATTGACAGGCCTGCACCCTGTTGTGGCGCTATATTCGACGTTCCTCAACCGCGCCTTTGACCAATTGGTCATGGACATTGGTTTGCTTAAGTTGCCGGTAACGCTGGTGCTGGATCGCGCGGGGGTTACGGGGTCAGACGGTGCTAGCCACAACGGCGTGTGGGACATGTCGATTACCACTATTGTGCCTGGCATTCGCGTGGCCGCACCCCGTGATGGTCAGCGACTGCGCGAGCTCTTCCGCGAAGCCATTGAGGTTAGCGACGGGCCCACCGTGGTGCGCTTCCCCAAGGGCAACTTGTTGGAGGACCAGGAAGCCCTGGACACCCTGGTTGATGGGGTGGATATTTTGCACTACGGCGATAACCAGGATCAGTCCAGTCCAGACGTCCTTATCATCGCGGTAGGCGCCATGTCCGCGCGTTCTCTGGCAGCGGCGCGCTTGCTCGAAGAGCAGGGACTGAACGTCACCGTGGTGGACCCACGCTGGGTGGCCCCGGTGCCACGCTCGCTCATCGGCCTTGCTGGGGATCATGACCTGGTGGTCACGGTGGAAGATGGCACCATGCGCGGGGGTATCGGCAGCCTGTTGTCCGAGGCCCTGTCTGCCGCCGAGGTAGACACCCCACTGCGGCGTCTGGCGTTTCCCAACTATTACCCTAAGCACGCCACCCGCGGCGAGCTCTTAGAAGAAGTAGGCTTGGACCCAGAAAGCATTGCGGAGTCCGTGCTGGGTTGGGTGGGCACCCTTACCGCGCAAGACTAG
- a CDS encoding pyrimidine reductase family protein has translation MTSAQAFPATRDVSELLGPEYPPDRRATAQLTVRAIMAMTLNGSAALDGTSGKLGNATDSALLLGVRGWADIVLVGASTVVAEDYGGTPATPQRPQPAPIAVLSKSLKLSPQARLFSNTHAQPFIACPHETLMNEDLAHRRQRLREAGARFIDCGDGSPTAILQALAAQGFEKISCEGGPNVLGPMVAAGLIDQFYLTLDPHLGAAAETPLTSHATPTWSRFELEHVAPVADGTVFLRYRRALSP, from the coding sequence ATGACTTCTGCGCAAGCCTTCCCTGCGACTCGTGATGTCAGCGAGCTTCTAGGCCCGGAGTATCCGCCCGATCGGCGCGCCACTGCACAATTGACGGTGCGGGCAATCATGGCGATGACGCTCAACGGCTCCGCGGCCCTAGACGGGACATCGGGAAAATTGGGTAACGCCACCGACTCCGCACTTTTGCTGGGTGTACGGGGGTGGGCTGATATAGTCCTGGTGGGCGCAAGCACGGTGGTTGCGGAAGATTATGGTGGCACTCCCGCTACACCGCAGCGCCCACAGCCGGCGCCGATTGCCGTGCTCAGCAAGTCTCTCAAGCTCAGCCCGCAGGCACGGTTATTCAGCAACACCCATGCCCAACCATTCATCGCTTGTCCGCACGAGACGTTGATGAATGAGGATCTCGCACACCGCCGGCAGCGCCTGCGCGAAGCAGGGGCGCGTTTTATTGACTGCGGCGATGGCTCGCCCACCGCGATCCTGCAGGCTCTTGCCGCACAAGGCTTTGAGAAGATTTCTTGCGAGGGTGGCCCCAATGTTCTCGGACCGATGGTTGCGGCGGGGCTTATCGACCAGTTCTACCTCACCCTAGACCCACACTTGGGTGCGGCTGCTGAGACCCCTTTGACTTCTCACGCAACGCCGACGTGGTCCCGGTTCGAGTTGGAGCACGTAGCACCGGTGGCCGATGGCACGGTGTTTCTGCGCTATCGGCGCGCGCTAAGCCCTTAA
- a CDS encoding HRDC domain-containing protein: MDIELRVPREGTPALLRTPEQFADAAHALSAGRGPFAIDTERASAYRYDDRAFVVQVRRHGAGTFLFAPEGHRAELGAALEPVLNGQQWIIHAAPSDLPCLGWLGLSPGAIFDTELAARLCGCERSNLAFLVSELLGFELAKQHGAADWSQPDLPQEWLDYAALDVEFLAELAQLLETMLRAQNKWEWAQAEFSHILATNAQPCSSEVSALHLAPHPEQWREVKGVRGLKDRRQLQVARTLWQVRDSQARAQDTSPARILSNRCLVEIAYAQPESITQLKRISCLPRRASERKLWWEAVETAYMSPAQAWPHLTRPQQVPPKSQWSRDYPQQWEIYQELRSRCEERADSLHLRPEVLVSTSVMRAFVWAVAGLAAAPGVHNNIAGSVRTLADAEALLRRHDCRDWQIDILLPLLAPLLPSRGVPGAEQC, translated from the coding sequence ATGGACATTGAACTGCGCGTTCCGCGCGAGGGTACCCCGGCGTTGCTGCGCACTCCGGAGCAGTTTGCCGATGCCGCCCACGCGCTCAGCGCAGGCAGGGGTCCCTTTGCCATCGATACGGAGCGGGCTTCCGCCTACCGTTACGATGACCGTGCGTTTGTGGTACAAGTCCGGCGTCACGGTGCAGGTACGTTTCTCTTTGCCCCTGAGGGGCACCGCGCGGAGCTGGGGGCAGCTTTGGAGCCGGTGCTCAATGGCCAGCAGTGGATCATTCATGCAGCTCCTAGCGATCTGCCGTGCTTGGGGTGGTTGGGGTTGAGCCCGGGAGCGATCTTTGACACGGAATTAGCAGCGCGCCTGTGTGGTTGTGAGCGCTCCAATCTGGCGTTTTTGGTCAGTGAGCTGCTGGGTTTCGAGCTAGCCAAGCAGCATGGGGCTGCCGATTGGTCTCAACCGGATTTGCCGCAGGAGTGGTTGGATTATGCTGCCCTGGACGTGGAATTTTTGGCTGAGCTTGCGCAGTTACTGGAGACCATGCTGCGCGCACAGAATAAGTGGGAGTGGGCCCAAGCGGAGTTCAGCCATATTCTTGCCACGAACGCACAGCCGTGTAGTAGCGAAGTCTCTGCCCTCCACTTAGCTCCCCACCCCGAACAGTGGCGGGAGGTCAAGGGAGTTCGCGGGCTTAAGGATCGGCGGCAATTACAGGTGGCGCGCACGCTATGGCAGGTGCGTGACTCTCAAGCGCGCGCACAAGACACCAGCCCCGCCCGGATTTTGAGTAATAGATGCTTGGTAGAGATTGCGTATGCGCAGCCGGAGAGCATCACCCAGTTGAAGCGAATCTCCTGTCTGCCTCGTCGCGCTAGCGAGCGCAAGCTATGGTGGGAGGCTGTGGAGACAGCGTATATGTCTCCGGCACAGGCTTGGCCACACCTCACACGCCCGCAACAGGTTCCCCCCAAAAGTCAGTGGTCCCGCGACTACCCGCAGCAATGGGAGATATACCAGGAGCTGCGCAGCCGCTGCGAGGAGCGCGCAGACTCCCTGCACCTGCGCCCCGAGGTCTTGGTCTCCACCAGCGTGATGCGTGCCTTTGTCTGGGCGGTGGCCGGGCTTGCCGCTGCCCCCGGAGTCCACAACAACATCGCGGGGAGCGTGCGCACCCTGGCAGATGCCGAGGCCCTTTTGCGTCGCCACGACTGCCGGGACTGGCAAATAGACATTCTCCTGCCGCTGCTCGCACCCCTGCTGCCCAGCCGTGGTGTGCCCGGCGCCGAGCAGTGCTAA
- a CDS encoding glycosyltransferase family 87 protein — MYSSPTSATTARPAWDRIGRACGWPLALALFIHRVFIVAFTGTPTDDFTTVYNAVRRMLAGQPVYEQAYHHVDPLYLYNPGATVLLSPLGLITDFDTARRLFILANALAVIAALAILTRMVGRPLRGAVWPLSIAAAFATESVTNTLAFTNINGLLLLALCLFLWAFLPAHTAGITTASLPIPPSPTPRTRARGWLGGLVLGAAIVIKPQFAPLLALVIVRKDWRALAGAVATPVALNVYALWRIEATAGYREKLLPYLAHTRDYANSSWAGMVEYFHAPSWLYWAVWAATAALVAATLLVLLRWSATDSTWWALTSTGVIFTGIFFLSSLGQQYYSMWLFPWIFTAFFARSVFHTWGAWLAAFLCLAPVSWANPLWPSVGRWMDVFGATAGWLLLLVVAAASTAAWWRRERLEYYSCPHD; from the coding sequence GTGTACTCCTCCCCCACCTCAGCTACCACCGCGCGCCCGGCGTGGGATCGCATCGGCAGGGCCTGCGGTTGGCCACTTGCCCTAGCGTTGTTTATCCACCGCGTGTTCATCGTCGCCTTTACCGGCACCCCCACCGACGATTTCACCACGGTCTACAACGCAGTACGTCGAATGCTCGCGGGCCAGCCAGTCTACGAGCAGGCCTACCATCATGTCGATCCGCTCTACCTCTATAACCCAGGTGCCACAGTGTTGTTGAGCCCCCTGGGCCTGATTACGGATTTCGATACCGCCCGCAGACTGTTCATCCTGGCTAATGCACTGGCCGTCATCGCCGCACTCGCAATCCTGACCCGCATGGTGGGCCGACCCCTGCGCGGTGCGGTGTGGCCGCTGAGCATTGCCGCGGCATTCGCCACAGAATCGGTGACCAACACGCTTGCCTTTACCAACATCAATGGCCTGTTGCTATTGGCTCTGTGTCTGTTTCTGTGGGCATTCCTGCCTGCCCATACTGCGGGCATCACCACTGCTAGTCTGCCGATACCCCCTTCACCCACCCCGCGCACCCGTGCCCGGGGCTGGCTAGGTGGACTCGTCCTGGGTGCGGCCATTGTGATTAAGCCCCAATTCGCCCCGCTTCTGGCCCTGGTTATCGTGCGCAAGGACTGGCGGGCCCTCGCGGGGGCGGTGGCTACCCCGGTGGCACTTAACGTCTACGCTCTGTGGCGGATAGAGGCTACCGCCGGTTACCGGGAGAAGCTGCTTCCCTATCTGGCGCACACCCGTGATTATGCCAATTCTTCATGGGCGGGAATGGTGGAGTACTTCCACGCCCCTTCCTGGCTCTATTGGGCAGTGTGGGCGGCTACAGCAGCATTGGTGGCAGCAACACTGTTGGTGTTACTACGGTGGAGCGCCACTGATTCAACGTGGTGGGCGCTAACCAGTACCGGCGTAATTTTCACCGGAATCTTTTTCCTGTCTTCCCTGGGCCAGCAGTACTACTCGATGTGGCTGTTTCCCTGGATTTTTACCGCCTTCTTCGCCCGCAGTGTCTTTCACACGTGGGGTGCGTGGTTGGCGGCTTTCCTCTGCCTGGCTCCTGTGTCGTGGGCCAACCCCCTGTGGCCGAGTGTCGGCAGGTGGATGGACGTCTTTGGTGCTACTGCCGGCTGGCTCCTCCTCCTGGTAGTAGCTGCCGCCTCCACTGCCGCGTGGTGGCGGCGTGAGCGCTTAGAGTACTACAGTTGCCCGCATGACTGA
- the hemQ gene encoding hydrogen peroxide-dependent heme synthase, which translates to MAKLNFDELNSKQQYSQHAVFRAIPGALGTERADIINQAQAFFRGIEEAGVVTVRGIYDLSGMRESADFMIWWHAENFEDLQKVFADFRRETTLGQLSEVTWVGNALHRPAEFNKSHLPSFIMGEEPGDWIAVYPFVRSYDWYTMDEGKRRKILAEHGMQARDYPDVRANTVPAFALSDYEWILAFEASELHRIVDLMYLMRYTEARHYVREEIPFHTGRRVKDVAELIVVLP; encoded by the coding sequence ATGGCAAAGCTCAACTTTGACGAGCTCAATAGTAAACAGCAGTACTCCCAGCACGCCGTATTCCGTGCGATCCCGGGGGCCCTGGGCACTGAGCGCGCAGATATCATCAACCAAGCCCAGGCATTCTTCCGCGGGATTGAAGAAGCTGGCGTGGTGACCGTGCGCGGGATCTATGACCTTTCCGGCATGCGTGAGAGCGCGGACTTTATGATTTGGTGGCACGCGGAGAACTTTGAAGACCTGCAGAAGGTCTTTGCAGATTTCCGGCGCGAGACCACCCTAGGCCAGCTCAGCGAAGTAACCTGGGTGGGCAATGCCTTGCACCGGCCCGCTGAGTTCAACAAGTCGCACCTACCGTCCTTCATCATGGGTGAAGAACCCGGAGACTGGATTGCAGTCTATCCCTTCGTGCGCTCCTACGACTGGTACACCATGGACGAGGGCAAGCGGCGCAAGATTTTGGCAGAGCACGGCATGCAGGCCCGCGACTACCCGGATGTGCGGGCTAACACCGTGCCGGCCTTTGCTCTATCCGACTACGAGTGGATCCTGGCTTTCGAAGCCTCGGAGCTACACCGCATTGTGGACCTGATGTACCTCATGCGCTACACCGAGGCCCGCCACTACGTGCGGGAGGAAATCCCCTTCCACACCGGCCGTCGCGTCAAGGATGTGGCCGAATTGATTGTGGTGCTGCCCTAA
- a CDS encoding DUF3159 domain-containing protein, with product MGGLGGLVAATVPVVVLIPVNNAWGLGPALAAALGVAALITLWRVLRKETLQPAVSSFLGVGVCAGIAWLTGDAKGYFLYGIWVSLLLAVLAVVSILVRWPAVAVVWKGLNGESMQWREVPTAVRYYSVATAGWALVFLSRFVVQNQLYNTTDTTTLGIARILMGWPLTALVVLFTVVLVRRANAAVEAASAMSQELSQPERPQQ from the coding sequence ATGGGCGGGCTGGGCGGATTGGTCGCGGCCACGGTGCCCGTGGTGGTGCTCATTCCCGTCAATAATGCGTGGGGCCTGGGCCCGGCGCTAGCTGCAGCTTTGGGTGTAGCCGCGTTGATCACCCTGTGGCGGGTGCTGCGCAAGGAAACTCTCCAACCAGCCGTGTCCAGCTTCCTCGGCGTGGGCGTGTGCGCGGGCATTGCTTGGTTGACCGGGGATGCCAAGGGCTATTTCCTGTACGGCATTTGGGTTTCTTTGCTCTTAGCGGTACTTGCTGTCGTCTCCATCCTGGTGCGTTGGCCTGCAGTCGCAGTGGTATGGAAGGGCTTAAATGGTGAGTCTATGCAGTGGCGGGAAGTCCCCACCGCGGTGCGCTATTACTCAGTGGCTACGGCTGGGTGGGCCCTGGTGTTTTTGTCCCGTTTCGTGGTGCAAAACCAGCTGTATAACACCACGGACACTACGACGTTGGGCATCGCTCGCATCCTCATGGGCTGGCCCTTAACGGCGTTGGTGGTGCTCTTTACCGTGGTGCTGGTGCGCCGTGCGAACGCTGCCGTAGAGGCCGCGAGCGCCATGAGCCAGGAGCTGAGCCAGCCAGAAAGGCCGCAACAGTGA
- a CDS encoding tyrosine-type recombinase/integrase, whose product MACIKKYATATGHAWRVQYRSPDGRSRTKQGFRTKAQAQAWAETNAATIHTGGWVDPNAGTITVGELGEQWLSMQTHLKPKTMHNTRQIWRNHVHPAWGTRPIGDILPSEVQSWVANIGRGASLVRQAHALLAQILDMAVRDGRIKANPARGVRLPSKPRGAKVYLTAGQLARLAGECSKHSELVWLLGTVGLRWGEAAALRVRDVNVVRQRISVERNAVTIGSEIAIGTPKTHERREVAVPAVVMGRLRPLLEGKGPDALLWARADGSPLRLPSSGDWYYRALGRVQEADPDFPRVTPHGLRHVAAGLMVSSGANVKVVQRQLGHASAAMTLDIYADLFDGDLDEVGRSMDVLISRAV is encoded by the coding sequence ATGGCATGCATCAAAAAATACGCCACCGCCACAGGCCACGCCTGGCGCGTCCAATACCGCTCACCCGACGGACGCAGCCGCACCAAACAAGGCTTCCGCACCAAAGCCCAAGCCCAAGCCTGGGCAGAAACCAACGCCGCCACCATACACACCGGCGGGTGGGTCGACCCCAACGCAGGCACAATCACCGTAGGCGAACTAGGCGAGCAATGGCTAAGCATGCAAACCCACCTCAAACCCAAAACCATGCACAACACCCGCCAGATATGGCGCAACCACGTACACCCCGCATGGGGAACACGCCCAATCGGTGACATCCTGCCGTCTGAAGTGCAATCATGGGTGGCAAACATAGGCCGCGGCGCGTCACTGGTACGGCAAGCCCACGCGCTGCTTGCCCAAATTCTTGACATGGCAGTGCGGGACGGACGCATTAAGGCGAACCCGGCGCGTGGGGTCCGCCTGCCCTCGAAGCCCCGGGGGGCGAAGGTGTATCTCACGGCGGGGCAGCTGGCGCGGCTTGCGGGTGAGTGTTCAAAGCATTCTGAATTGGTGTGGCTGCTGGGTACGGTGGGGTTGCGTTGGGGTGAGGCTGCGGCGTTGCGTGTGCGTGATGTCAATGTTGTTCGTCAGCGTATTTCGGTGGAGCGGAATGCGGTGACGATTGGGTCTGAGATTGCGATTGGTACGCCTAAGACGCATGAGCGGCGCGAGGTGGCTGTTCCGGCTGTGGTGATGGGGCGGTTGAGGCCTCTGCTTGAGGGTAAGGGGCCGGATGCGTTGCTGTGGGCGCGTGCGGATGGGTCGCCGTTGCGGTTGCCGTCTAGTGGGGATTGGTATTACCGGGCGTTGGGGAGGGTTCAGGAGGCGGATCCTGATTTTCCGCGTGTGACTCCGCATGGTTTGCGGCATGTTGCGGCTGGGTTGATGGTGTCTAGTGGTGCGAATGTGAAGGTTGTTCAGCGTCAGCTTGGGCATGCGAGCGCGGCTATGACCCTGGATATTTATGCTGATTTGTTCGATGGGGACCTGGACGAGGTGGGCCGGAGCATGGATGTGCTGATTTCGCGCGCTGTTTAA
- the msrB gene encoding peptide-methionine (R)-S-oxide reductase MsrB, whose amino-acid sequence MTDFKLITDSQWRERLSAAEYHVLREAGTEPPHVGEYTNTTSDGVYSCRACGTELFRSTEKFESHCGWPSFFSPLAGDKIIEREDRSLGMVRTEVLCATCESHLGHVFAGEGYDTPTDLRYCINSISLTLEERPLDGE is encoded by the coding sequence ATGACTGATTTCAAGCTAATCACTGACTCCCAGTGGCGTGAGCGGCTAAGCGCTGCGGAGTATCACGTCCTGCGCGAGGCCGGCACGGAACCCCCTCACGTGGGCGAGTACACCAATACCACTTCTGATGGCGTGTATTCCTGCCGCGCCTGCGGCACGGAGCTGTTTCGTTCCACAGAAAAGTTTGAGTCCCACTGCGGGTGGCCGTCCTTCTTCTCACCACTTGCCGGCGACAAGATTATTGAGCGCGAGGATCGCTCCCTGGGCATGGTGCGCACGGAAGTCCTGTGCGCCACGTGCGAATCCCACTTGGGCCACGTTTTCGCTGGGGAAGGCTATGACACTCCCACTGACCTGCGCTACTGCATCAACTCCATTAGTTTGACACTAGAAGAGCGCCCACTCGACGGGGAGTAG
- a CDS encoding DUF3000 domain-containing protein, which translates to MSPIDANPPQSEPGHSLPEAPTDLRAHAAAKAAAAKAHSAPETTATASSAGPHEESPTGNTEPPKDGSEDGRPASAQKFATATEALYTATVRPEISIRQIRPPQKLAAHSFAIGLEVSKPEREVIPINSDGDAFGRLILLHDPAAEEAWEGPMRLVAYIQADMDSEVASDPLLADVAWEWLTESLRDYGAGYTNLGGTVTSTASVRFGEIGGPPRAHQLEMRASWTAEGLDLSTHTQAFAAVLANVAGLPPEGVAQLKQD; encoded by the coding sequence GTGAGTCCCATTGACGCTAACCCCCCACAGTCAGAGCCCGGACACTCTCTTCCTGAGGCACCGACTGATCTTCGCGCGCATGCCGCTGCCAAGGCCGCTGCCGCCAAGGCACACTCAGCTCCGGAAACTACAGCCACTGCCTCCAGCGCGGGCCCTCATGAGGAATCTCCGACAGGTAACACCGAACCCCCCAAAGACGGCAGCGAAGATGGGCGCCCGGCGAGTGCGCAGAAATTTGCCACAGCCACCGAAGCGCTGTACACGGCAACGGTACGCCCGGAAATCTCTATCCGACAGATTCGCCCGCCCCAGAAGCTAGCCGCACATAGCTTCGCCATCGGCCTGGAGGTATCTAAGCCAGAGCGCGAAGTCATCCCTATCAATTCTGACGGCGATGCCTTTGGCCGACTCATCTTGCTGCACGACCCCGCCGCGGAGGAGGCCTGGGAAGGCCCCATGCGTTTGGTCGCCTATATTCAAGCTGACATGGACTCCGAGGTCGCTAGCGATCCGCTGCTGGCAGATGTCGCATGGGAATGGTTGACGGAGTCTTTGCGCGACTATGGCGCGGGCTACACCAATTTGGGTGGCACGGTCACCTCCACCGCTTCAGTTCGCTTCGGGGAAATTGGCGGTCCGCCACGCGCCCACCAGCTGGAGATGCGTGCCTCGTGGACGGCAGAGGGGCTGGACCTTTCGACTCACACCCAGGCCTTTGCCGCGGTGTTGGCCAATGTCGCTGGCTTGCCCCCGGAGGGCGTCGCCCAGCTCAAGCAGGATTAG